Proteins from one Nomia melanderi isolate GNS246 chromosome 3, iyNomMela1, whole genome shotgun sequence genomic window:
- the LOC116429162 gene encoding organic cation transporter protein isoform X1 yields MKNTQINNYVGVNGKHVSNGKEDVIDKEEEVDAVQEAIGTLGRWQICVCLAISLVKFPIAWHQLAIVFMAPHQEYNCTAPATAESADQCIVNVNGTLTECAEWEYDRGTFSETIISQWNLVCSRTHYANIQQSILMFGVLLGNIIFGNLADRYGRKMPLMVSVVLQLISGIGCAIVPWFPALLLMKLLSALATGGTMVTSYVICMEIVGTQWRAAITVLYQIPFSLGHMSLAGLAFFFRHWQHLQIAITLPSIILLSYWWIVPESPRWLLAFGKQRAACKVLQKAANINKIQNKDIPELVKRHCLHQNSKRSELDNKATFVDLFRTPNMRVKSLSIFFNWIVCGMGLFGMSQYIGQVGGNIFVNFTVSGAIQIPGNFVAWWAMNRLGRRITLIASNTITGVAALLLIVISNDIAWLRLILVCLGIVGMSVSFTTVYLFSGELFPTVVRNIGVGTSSMCARIGSITAPFVVSLDHIQTWLPPLFFGVLPLVGAALCLLLPETVGCTLPETLHDGEEFGKKPHKMKKKQKDIEAEAAL; encoded by the exons ATGAAGAATACGCAAATCAACAATTATG TGGGTGTGAATGGCAAGCATGTCTCTAATGGTAAAGAGGATGTTATCGACAAAGAGGAGGAGGTCGATGCCGTGCAGGAGGCGATCGGTACTCTTGGCCGATGGCAAATTTGCGTGTGCCTGGCAATCTCGCTGGTGAAATTCCCAATCGCTTGGCACCAGCTCGCTATCGTCTTCATGGCGCCTCATCAAGAGTACAACTGTACCGCGCCAGCTACCGCGGAATCGGCTGACCAGTGCATAGTCAATGTCAATGGTACGTTGACGGAGTGCGCCGAGTGGGAGTACGACAGAGGCACGTTCTCCGAGACGATCATATCGCAG TGGAACTTAGTATGCAGTCGAACGCATTACGCCAATATCCAGCAATCTATTTTGATGTTCGGCGTACTTTTGGGCAATATTATATTTGGCAATCTAGCAGATAG ATATGGTAGAAAGATGCCGTTGATGGTATCCGTGGTTCTCCAGCTGATTTCCGGTATTGGCTGCGCAATTGTGCCATGGTTCCCGGCGTTGTTACTAATGAAATTGCTCAGCGCCTTGGCCACCGGTGGCACGATGGTTACTAGCTACGTCATTT GTATGGAGATCGTTGGCACGCAATGGAGAGCGGCCATCACCGTGCTTTATCAAATTCCATTTAGTTTAGGCCACATGTCACTGGCTGGTCTTGCATTTTTCTTCCGCCATTGGCAACATCTGCAAATTGCGATCACGTTACCATCTATAATTCTGTTAAGCTACTGGTGGATCGTACCTGAATCTCCAAGGTGGTTGTTGGCGTTCGGCAAACAACGGGCGGCTTGTAAAGTTCTACAAAAGGCcgctaatattaataaaattcaaaacaaggACATTCCAGAGTTGGTCAAACGACATTGCCTACATCAG aatTCCAAGCGGTCAGAATTGGACAACAAAGCAACTTTCGTGGACCTCTTCCGCACCCCGAACATGAGGGTAAAGTCGTTGTCGATCTTCTTCAATTGGATCGTCTGCGGAATGGGACTGTTCGGGATGTCTCAATACATAGGACAAGTCGGTGGCAACATTTTCGTTAATTTCACCGTATCCGGTGCGATTCAGATACCCGGAAATTTCGTTGCTTGGTGGGCAATGAACAGATTGGGAAGGAGGATCACATTGATCGCTAGCAACACGATTACTGGCGTTGCCGCTCTTTTGCTCATCGTCATCTCGAATG ATATCGCGTGGCTCCGATTGATTCTAGTCTGCCTCGGCATCGTTGGAATGTCGGTCTCCTTCACTACAGTTTACCTGTTTTCCGGTGAACTGTTCCCCACAGTAGTTAGAAATATTGGCGTGGGCACCAGCAGCATGTGCGCGAGAATAGGTTCTATCACGGCGCCATTTGTGGTCTCTTTG GATCATATTCAAACATGGCTTCCGCCGCTCTTCTTCGGAGTTCTCCCACTCGTCGGTGCCGCCCTCTGTCTTCTTCTACCAGAGACCGTTGGGTGCACGCTTCCGGAAACACTTCACGACGGCGAAGAATTTGGAAA GAAACCtcacaaaatgaagaaaaagcaGAAGGACATTGAAGCGGAAGCGGCGCTTTAA
- the LOC116429162 gene encoding organic cation transporter protein isoform X2, with the protein MYQYNLGVNGKHVSNGKEDVIDKEEEVDAVQEAIGTLGRWQICVCLAISLVKFPIAWHQLAIVFMAPHQEYNCTAPATAESADQCIVNVNGTLTECAEWEYDRGTFSETIISQWNLVCSRTHYANIQQSILMFGVLLGNIIFGNLADRYGRKMPLMVSVVLQLISGIGCAIVPWFPALLLMKLLSALATGGTMVTSYVICMEIVGTQWRAAITVLYQIPFSLGHMSLAGLAFFFRHWQHLQIAITLPSIILLSYWWIVPESPRWLLAFGKQRAACKVLQKAANINKIQNKDIPELVKRHCLHQNSKRSELDNKATFVDLFRTPNMRVKSLSIFFNWIVCGMGLFGMSQYIGQVGGNIFVNFTVSGAIQIPGNFVAWWAMNRLGRRITLIASNTITGVAALLLIVISNDIAWLRLILVCLGIVGMSVSFTTVYLFSGELFPTVVRNIGVGTSSMCARIGSITAPFVVSLDHIQTWLPPLFFGVLPLVGAALCLLLPETVGCTLPETLHDGEEFGKKPHKMKKKQKDIEAEAAL; encoded by the exons atgtatcaatataatt TGGGTGTGAATGGCAAGCATGTCTCTAATGGTAAAGAGGATGTTATCGACAAAGAGGAGGAGGTCGATGCCGTGCAGGAGGCGATCGGTACTCTTGGCCGATGGCAAATTTGCGTGTGCCTGGCAATCTCGCTGGTGAAATTCCCAATCGCTTGGCACCAGCTCGCTATCGTCTTCATGGCGCCTCATCAAGAGTACAACTGTACCGCGCCAGCTACCGCGGAATCGGCTGACCAGTGCATAGTCAATGTCAATGGTACGTTGACGGAGTGCGCCGAGTGGGAGTACGACAGAGGCACGTTCTCCGAGACGATCATATCGCAG TGGAACTTAGTATGCAGTCGAACGCATTACGCCAATATCCAGCAATCTATTTTGATGTTCGGCGTACTTTTGGGCAATATTATATTTGGCAATCTAGCAGATAG ATATGGTAGAAAGATGCCGTTGATGGTATCCGTGGTTCTCCAGCTGATTTCCGGTATTGGCTGCGCAATTGTGCCATGGTTCCCGGCGTTGTTACTAATGAAATTGCTCAGCGCCTTGGCCACCGGTGGCACGATGGTTACTAGCTACGTCATTT GTATGGAGATCGTTGGCACGCAATGGAGAGCGGCCATCACCGTGCTTTATCAAATTCCATTTAGTTTAGGCCACATGTCACTGGCTGGTCTTGCATTTTTCTTCCGCCATTGGCAACATCTGCAAATTGCGATCACGTTACCATCTATAATTCTGTTAAGCTACTGGTGGATCGTACCTGAATCTCCAAGGTGGTTGTTGGCGTTCGGCAAACAACGGGCGGCTTGTAAAGTTCTACAAAAGGCcgctaatattaataaaattcaaaacaaggACATTCCAGAGTTGGTCAAACGACATTGCCTACATCAG aatTCCAAGCGGTCAGAATTGGACAACAAAGCAACTTTCGTGGACCTCTTCCGCACCCCGAACATGAGGGTAAAGTCGTTGTCGATCTTCTTCAATTGGATCGTCTGCGGAATGGGACTGTTCGGGATGTCTCAATACATAGGACAAGTCGGTGGCAACATTTTCGTTAATTTCACCGTATCCGGTGCGATTCAGATACCCGGAAATTTCGTTGCTTGGTGGGCAATGAACAGATTGGGAAGGAGGATCACATTGATCGCTAGCAACACGATTACTGGCGTTGCCGCTCTTTTGCTCATCGTCATCTCGAATG ATATCGCGTGGCTCCGATTGATTCTAGTCTGCCTCGGCATCGTTGGAATGTCGGTCTCCTTCACTACAGTTTACCTGTTTTCCGGTGAACTGTTCCCCACAGTAGTTAGAAATATTGGCGTGGGCACCAGCAGCATGTGCGCGAGAATAGGTTCTATCACGGCGCCATTTGTGGTCTCTTTG GATCATATTCAAACATGGCTTCCGCCGCTCTTCTTCGGAGTTCTCCCACTCGTCGGTGCCGCCCTCTGTCTTCTTCTACCAGAGACCGTTGGGTGCACGCTTCCGGAAACACTTCACGACGGCGAAGAATTTGGAAA GAAACCtcacaaaatgaagaaaaagcaGAAGGACATTGAAGCGGAAGCGGCGCTTTAA